A single window of Lutzomyia longipalpis isolate SR_M1_2022 chromosome 1, ASM2433408v1 DNA harbors:
- the LOC129797681 gene encoding alpha-soluble NSF attachment protein, producing MADNEQKALQLMAEAEKKLNSKGFLGGLFGGGSSRVEDAVECYQRAANMFKMAKKWSQAGKAFCEAANLHAKAGSRHDAATNYVDASNCYKKTDPNEAVACLLKSIDIYTDMGRFTMAAKHHQTIAELFENEANDLQRAIQHYEQAADYFKGEESTSSANKCMLKVAQYAAQLEDYEKAIQIYEQVASSCLDSSLLKYSAKEYFFRAALCHLSVDLLNAQHALEKYAQQYPAFQDSREYKLVKTLCEHLEEQNIEGFTDTVKDYDSISRLDQWYTTILLRIKKQSNDNPDLR from the exons ATGGCAGATAATGAACAAAAAGCCCTCCAACTGATGGCGGAGGCGGAGAAGAAGCTCAACTCAAAGGGTTTTCTCGGCGGATTGTTTGG GGGCGGCTCTAGTCGCGTTGAGGATGCCGTGGAATGCTACCAAAGGGCAGCAAATATGTTTAAGATGGCCAAGAAGTGGTCCCAGGCAGGGAAGGCTTTCTGCGAGGCGGCTAATCTGCACGCCAAAGCAGGCTCCCGTCACGACGCAGCCACAAATTACGTGGACGCCTCCAATTGCTACAAGAAGACTGACCCCAATGAGGCTGTCGCTTGCCTTCTGAAATCCATCGATATCTACACAGACATGGGGCGCTTCACGATGGCAGCCAAGCACCACCAAACTATTGCGGAGTTGTTTGAAAATGAAGCGAATGATTTG CAACGAGCTATTCAGCACTATGAGCAAGCAGCTGATTATTTTAAGGGTGAAGAATCCACCAGTTCGGCTAATAAATGCATGCTAAAAGTTGCCCAGTATGCAGCACAGCTTGAAGACTACGAGAAGGCTATCCAAATTTACGAACAAGTAGCCAGCTCCTGTCTGGACAGTTCTCTACTGAAGTACAGCGCCAAGGAGTACTTCTTCCGTGCTGCTCTGTGTCATCTTAGCGTTGATCTGCTAAATGCACAACATGCCCTTGAGAAGTATGCTCAGCAGTACCCAGCATTCCAGGATTCGCGTGAATATAAGCTTGTCAAG actctCTGTGAGCATCTCGAGGAGCAAAATATCGAAGGATTTACCGACACCGTGAAGGACTACGATAGCATCTCACGACTGGATCAGTGGTACACCACAATTCTTCTGAGGATCAAGAAGCAGTCGAATGATAATCCGGATTTGCGATAA
- the LOC129797627 gene encoding peroxisomal biogenesis factor 3 — MFSSVRNFLSRHKRKFIISGVIVGGSVLALRYAQRKLREFQEEQAREFLEKTRRLQHFESTERTCNQTIMGLAPSVFEEINRILSTDDILEQLRKKPENKKELWEEMKVISFARLTTMVYASSILVVTLRIQLNLVGGYLYRDTTKTTSPEMSVTADIQQMYLALIQHFLRDGLKDLSRLIEGKVRHIMKEYDLKKKLTIGDIEQIFWSIQMAVNNDPQNPNSHLAKYVFPEDVNGNDTLIRLFTETLDLLESEEVSNLCTNNICRGFSVVVDFLVRYYTEPNGKRNGMNLAEDIPSTSKEQLNKIFDINSVESPLAKLIPIVNGLASKHFSESSKPQSLATSLVILFVVSDKIKILGANVYEVFNQ, encoded by the exons atgtTCTCCAGcgtgaggaattttttgtcGCGTCACAAGCGAAAGTTCATCATTAGTGGCGTGATTGTGGGGGGAAGTGTCCTTGCACTGCGCTATGCTCAGCGGAAGCTGCGTGAATTCCAGGAAGAGCAGGCGCGGGAATTTCTTGAGAAGACACGTCGCCTGCAGCATTTTGAATCCACAGAGAGAACATGCAATCAAACGATAATGGGATTAGCACCATCGGTTTTTGAAGAGATCAACCGAATTCTCAGTACAGACGATATCCTCGAGCAATTGCGCAAGAAGCctgaaaataagaaagaacTCTGGGAGGAAATGAAGGTGATTTCCTTTGCCAGGCTCACAACAATGGTCTACGCATCGTCAATCCTTGTTGTAACACTGAGAATCCAATTGAACCTCGTAGGAGGCTACCTGTATAGGGACACGACAAAAACCACAAGCCCTGAGATGAGTGTTACTGCAGATATTCAGCAAATGTATCTGGCACTCATTCAGCATTTCCTACGTGATGGCTTAAAGGATCTAAGCAGACTAATTGAGGGAAAAGTGAGGCATATCATGAAGGAGTATGACCTCaagaaaaaacttacaatTGGGGATATTGAACAAATCTTTTGGTCAATCCAAATGGCTGTGAATAACGACCCACAGAACCCCAACAGCCATCTGGCCAAATACGTGTTCCCCGAAGACGTAAATGGCAATGACACACTTATTCGACTCTTCACAGAAACCCTGGATTTGCTGGAGAGTGAGGAGGTCAGCAATTTATGTACCAACAACATCTGTCGTGGGTTCTCCGTCGTTGTGGATTTCCTCGTGag GTACTACACGGAACCCAATGGAAAGCGCAATGGGATGAATCTTGCTGAAGACATTCCTAGCACGTCTAAGGAGCAACTTAATAAGATTTTCGATATTAATAGCGTCGAAAGTCCACTGGCCAAGCTTATTCCCATTGTCAATGGGTTAGCGTCAAAGCACTTCAG